In a genomic window of Octadecabacter temperatus:
- a CDS encoding cadherin-like domain-containing protein, which yields MSDYTIDWSNTNVDGNNTIAGPDGDISVSIATPQNAEGKEWFVDNGMLKNWDVTSDSSADITFSEEVTNVQFTVLDVDALDEITIMTKDADGNPVEVQFEATGVHSVNGNTVTGTQTNAPGPGETNNAQDINITIPGPLKTFWIVLDDGPERSYSGTVAVSDITFDIATQEDGYVEGTAGNDTIDVAYTGDPDGDQIDNNDALLPGEAAQDDIVLAGAGDDLVMANDGDDEIYGGEGHDTLCGQDGDDVIYGGEGNDILEGMNDNDVLIAGEGNDTVYGDAGTDVMSGGTGDDKLYGGADNDVASGGKGDDLINMGTGDDVAYGGVGADSILGGAGNDTLIGGNMSYDGTQDFNDLSAGELVEGQYIAEGVTITSGDPRHPVMAFDTNNPTGGDSDLATNNLGTVLILSEDRDGGDPDDNAAGGTFNINFENPADVTSLTLLDADGGAWVKYYDMNGNLLQQVDVTTANNGQHVVNTNLSNVASIEVILGSSGAIDNLTYSINPDNMDGADVISGGAGDDYIEGNAGDDELSGDDGMDTILGGAGNDDAFGGADMDTIYGGAGNDNLDGGDGADRIEGGDGNDVIEGGAGDDGFNGKGLYGGAGDDDIYGGEGRDVIIGGSGDDEGFGGAGNDEIWMGTGNDTAEGGDGNDWMHGQDGNDELFGGAGSDMLFGEGGDDTLDGGDGADLLEGGEGSDLILGGAGDTVDGGATGSDWDVLDLTGQGPFYLDNVVSDTETGGNGNGTNGTVVFVDADGNPTGETLAYTDIEQIIGDEVNRGPDAVNDTATTDEDTPVTIDVLGNDTDPDGDDLTIVSASVPAAQGTVEIVNGELVFTPAQDFNGEATITYTISDGNGGEDTATVAVTVEAVNDGPDAVDDADTTDEDTAITVDLLANDTDVDGDTLTVISATVPASQGTLVDNGDGTVTFTPADNFNGEATISYTIEDESGATDSATHVITVEPVNDDPIACPDHYFVNEDEDTGDLDGNVITNPSDNNAGLDIDPDGDTLTVVSVDGDDTAVGTVVTGSNGGEFVLNADGSFDFSANGDFETLGVGDTADTQITYTVSDGNGGEATTTLTITINGLNDAPDAVNDADTTDEDTAITVDLLANDTDVDGDTLTVTGATVPAEQGTLVDNGDGTVTFTPAENFNGTATISYSIEDGEGGTDTAIHEIDVTPVNDDPVAVDDIAETDEDVPVTIDLIGNDTDVDGDPLTIGSVSVPAEQGTVVDNGDGTVTFTPAPNFNGPATITYTVVDGQGGEDEGEATVNVGSVNDGPDAVDDADTTDEDTPITVDLLANDTDEEGDDLTVTAASVPAEQGTLVDNGDGTVTFTPAPDFNGEATISYSITDGNGGTDSAEHVITVTPVNDDPVAVDDIETTDEDTPVTIDLIGNDTDVDGDPLTIGEVSVPAEQGTVVDNGDGTVTFTPAPNFNGPATITYTVVDGQGGEDEGEAVVSVGAVNDGPVANTDTDTTDEDTPVTVDLLANDTDDDGDDLTVINATVPAEQGTLVDNGDGTVTFTPAPDFNGEATISYEISDGNGGTDTSTHVITVTPVNDDPVAVDDTAETDEDTPVTIDLIGNDTDVDGDPLTIGEVSVPAEQGTVVDNGDGTVTFTPAPDFNGEATITYTVVDGQGGEDEGEAVVTVGAVNDGPDAVDDADTTDEDTPITVDLLANDTDPENDDLTVTDATVPAEQGTLVDNGDGTVTFTPAESFNGEATISYTITDGNGGTDSAEHAITVTPVNDAPDAVDDADVTDFNTPVTVDLLANDTDVDGDDLTVVAATVPAEQGTLVDNGDGTVTFTPALGFVGEATISYTIEDEEGLTDSAVHVITVAPGDLDGTVEGTAGDDLIDGDYLGDPDGDLVDNNDAILPGDVGDDDLIYGFGGDDSILAGEGNDEVYGGEGNDTIDGGNGADSIEGGAGEDSILGGEGDDVIGGGQDDDIIDGGAGDDMISGGAGNDDLSGGADDDKIEGGSGDDTIDGGDGNDDLWGASGDDTVDGGLGNDTIATAEGNDIVFGGEGDDIIDTANDQVPLPDLSFGDIIPADGDLPGSSPTDDLDTVFGGAGNDSITTGDDADYIEGGTGADTIDAGIDADEVYGGEGNDTIIGGEGSDTIFGDEGNDTIYAGLEPGTDLFGIPEQIDDNLGDPEPDNGDDTVYGGAGDDTIFGADDSDVLYGDEGNDVINGEIDDDTLFGGEGDDTLDGGANDDTIEGGEGNDTIIGGTGVDELSGGLGSDTFLGGNGGDVVVGGEDPDDGDVDVLDLTGSGVANITYTDGDPEAGEVTFLDGSTMTFSEIENVIPCFTPGTTIATPKGERLVEELREGDRIITRDNGIQEIRWVGRKEMSGKSLVANPHLKPILVRAGSLGNGLPERDMLVSPNHRMLVASEKTQLYFEEREVLAAAKHLVGSEGIHAVDVMGTAYIHFMFDRHEVVLSNGAWTESFQPGDYSLKGIGNSQRNEIFELFPELQEKQGLEGYQSARRALKKHEAKLLVR from the coding sequence ATGTCTGATTATACAATTGACTGGTCAAATACGAACGTAGACGGAAACAACACAATCGCGGGCCCTGATGGGGACATCAGCGTTAGCATTGCAACGCCTCAAAATGCCGAGGGCAAAGAGTGGTTTGTTGACAACGGTATGTTGAAGAACTGGGACGTTACGTCCGATAGTTCAGCAGACATCACGTTCTCCGAAGAAGTGACGAACGTTCAATTCACAGTTCTAGACGTTGATGCGCTGGACGAGATTACCATCATGACAAAGGATGCCGACGGCAATCCTGTTGAAGTTCAGTTCGAAGCAACTGGCGTACACTCCGTTAACGGTAATACCGTGACTGGTACCCAAACAAACGCACCTGGCCCGGGTGAAACGAACAACGCCCAAGACATCAACATCACAATCCCAGGCCCACTCAAGACATTCTGGATCGTTCTGGATGACGGCCCAGAGCGTAGCTACTCTGGTACAGTTGCAGTAAGCGACATCACCTTCGACATTGCGACACAAGAAGACGGGTATGTAGAAGGTACTGCTGGAAACGACACAATCGACGTGGCCTACACTGGCGACCCAGATGGTGACCAAATCGACAACAACGATGCATTGCTTCCCGGTGAAGCCGCACAGGACGACATCGTTCTGGCTGGCGCTGGCGATGACCTCGTCATGGCAAACGACGGCGACGACGAGATCTATGGCGGCGAAGGCCATGATACGCTTTGCGGTCAAGATGGCGACGATGTCATCTACGGTGGCGAAGGCAACGATATCCTCGAAGGAATGAACGACAATGACGTTCTGATCGCAGGCGAAGGCAACGACACTGTATACGGCGACGCAGGCACAGACGTAATGTCTGGCGGCACTGGTGACGACAAACTGTATGGCGGCGCTGATAATGATGTTGCTTCTGGCGGCAAAGGCGATGACCTGATCAACATGGGTACTGGCGATGACGTAGCTTATGGCGGCGTTGGCGCAGACAGCATCCTTGGCGGCGCAGGAAACGATACTCTCATTGGCGGCAACATGTCTTATGACGGCACACAGGACTTCAATGACCTGTCCGCAGGTGAGCTCGTTGAAGGCCAGTACATCGCTGAAGGCGTGACAATCACGTCAGGTGATCCACGTCACCCTGTAATGGCGTTTGACACAAACAACCCAACAGGTGGTGACAGCGACCTTGCGACAAACAACCTCGGCACTGTTCTGATCCTTTCTGAGGATCGTGACGGCGGTGACCCAGATGACAACGCAGCTGGTGGTACATTCAACATCAACTTCGAAAACCCTGCTGATGTGACGTCTCTGACGTTGCTGGATGCAGACGGTGGTGCTTGGGTTAAGTACTACGACATGAACGGCAACCTGTTGCAGCAGGTCGATGTGACCACTGCAAACAACGGTCAGCATGTCGTGAACACCAACCTGTCCAATGTTGCTTCTATTGAAGTGATCCTCGGTTCATCCGGCGCAATCGACAACCTGACGTACTCTATCAACCCAGACAACATGGATGGCGCTGACGTTATCTCTGGTGGTGCTGGTGATGACTACATCGAAGGCAACGCAGGCGACGATGAATTGTCCGGCGACGACGGAATGGACACCATCCTTGGTGGTGCAGGCAACGACGACGCATTTGGCGGCGCAGACATGGACACGATCTATGGCGGCGCGGGTAACGACAACCTTGACGGTGGCGACGGCGCTGACCGCATCGAAGGCGGTGACGGCAATGACGTGATCGAAGGCGGTGCAGGCGATGACGGCTTCAACGGCAAAGGTCTTTATGGCGGCGCAGGCGACGATGACATCTATGGTGGCGAAGGCCGCGATGTGATCATCGGCGGGTCTGGCGACGACGAAGGCTTCGGCGGCGCTGGCAACGATGAAATCTGGATGGGTACTGGCAACGACACTGCAGAAGGTGGCGACGGTAACGACTGGATGCACGGTCAGGACGGTAACGATGAGCTGTTTGGCGGCGCTGGAAGCGACATGCTCTTTGGTGAGGGTGGCGACGATACACTGGACGGCGGCGACGGTGCTGACCTTCTGGAAGGTGGCGAAGGTTCCGACCTGATCCTCGGCGGCGCTGGCGACACTGTTGACGGTGGCGCAACGGGTTCCGATTGGGATGTTCTCGACCTTACTGGCCAAGGACCATTCTACCTCGACAACGTTGTGTCCGACACGGAAACTGGCGGTAACGGCAACGGCACAAACGGCACAGTTGTGTTCGTAGACGCTGATGGCAACCCAACTGGCGAAACACTGGCTTACACAGACATCGAACAAATCATCGGTGACGAAGTAAACCGTGGTCCAGACGCGGTAAACGACACTGCGACAACTGACGAAGACACGCCAGTAACAATCGACGTTCTTGGTAACGACACCGATCCAGATGGCGACGATCTGACGATCGTTTCTGCGTCAGTTCCTGCTGCGCAGGGCACTGTAGAGATCGTAAATGGCGAGTTGGTGTTCACACCAGCACAAGATTTCAACGGTGAAGCCACAATCACGTACACCATCTCCGATGGTAACGGTGGTGAAGACACAGCAACTGTTGCTGTTACTGTTGAAGCAGTGAACGACGGTCCTGACGCGGTTGACGATGCCGACACGACTGACGAAGACACAGCGATCACTGTTGATCTGCTTGCCAACGACACAGACGTTGATGGCGACACGCTGACAGTTATTTCCGCAACTGTTCCTGCATCGCAGGGTACATTGGTTGATAATGGCGACGGTACAGTCACATTCACACCGGCTGATAACTTCAACGGTGAAGCGACGATTTCTTACACAATCGAAGACGAATCCGGTGCAACAGACAGCGCAACTCACGTCATTACTGTAGAACCAGTAAACGACGATCCAATTGCTTGCCCTGACCACTACTTCGTTAACGAAGACGAAGACACAGGCGACCTGGACGGCAACGTCATCACAAACCCAAGTGACAACAACGCTGGCCTCGACATCGATCCAGATGGCGACACGCTGACTGTCGTTTCCGTTGACGGCGACGACACGGCTGTTGGTACGGTTGTGACGGGCTCTAACGGTGGTGAATTTGTTCTGAACGCAGACGGGTCATTCGACTTCTCCGCGAACGGTGACTTTGAAACACTGGGTGTTGGCGACACAGCCGATACACAGATCACCTACACTGTTTCCGACGGTAATGGCGGTGAAGCGACAACGACATTGACGATCACAATCAATGGCTTGAACGACGCACCTGATGCGGTGAACGACGCTGATACAACAGACGAGGACACTGCGATCACTGTTGATTTGCTTGCCAACGACACAGACGTTGATGGCGACACGCTGACAGTCACTGGCGCTACGGTTCCAGCAGAACAGGGCACACTGGTTGATAACGGCGACGGCACGGTAACTTTTACACCTGCTGAGAACTTCAACGGCACAGCAACGATTTCCTACTCCATCGAAGATGGCGAAGGCGGCACAGATACAGCGATCCACGAGATCGACGTGACACCTGTGAACGACGATCCTGTTGCGGTTGATGACATTGCTGAAACGGATGAGGACGTTCCTGTCACCATCGACCTGATCGGTAACGACACAGATGTTGACGGCGATCCGCTGACAATCGGTTCGGTCTCTGTACCTGCTGAGCAAGGCACAGTTGTCGATAATGGCGACGGTACTGTCACCTTCACACCTGCACCGAACTTCAACGGTCCAGCCACAATCACATACACTGTGGTTGACGGTCAGGGCGGCGAAGACGAAGGCGAAGCGACTGTAAACGTTGGATCTGTCAATGATGGTCCAGATGCAGTTGATGATGCGGACACAACAGACGAAGATACGCCGATCACGGTTGATCTGCTTGCCAACGACACTGACGAAGAAGGCGATGACCTGACTGTAACGGCTGCGTCCGTACCAGCAGAGCAGGGCACGCTTGTCGACAATGGCGACGGCACTGTAACATTCACACCAGCACCTGACTTTAACGGCGAAGCCACAATCAGCTACTCGATCACAGACGGAAACGGCGGAACGGACTCAGCTGAGCACGTGATCACCGTGACCCCAGTGAACGACGATCCAGTTGCGGTTGACGATATCGAGACAACAGATGAGGACACACCCGTCACCATCGACCTGATCGGTAACGACACAGACGTAGACGGTGACCCACTGACAATCGGTGAAGTTTCCGTTCCTGCCGAGCAGGGCACAGTTGTCGACAATGGCGACGGCACAGTCACCTTCACACCTGCACCGAACTTCAACGGTCCAGCCACAATCACATACACTGTGGTTGACGGCCAAGGCGGCGAAGATGAAGGCGAAGCAGTTGTTTCCGTAGGCGCAGTCAACGATGGCCCAGTTGCCAACACTGACACAGATACAACCGACGAAGACACACCTGTAACGGTTGATCTGCTTGCCAACGACACTGACGACGACGGCGACGATCTGACAGTTATCAATGCAACGGTTCCGGCCGAGCAGGGTACACTGGTCGACAACGGTGACGGCACTGTAACGTTCACGCCTGCGCCTGACTTTAACGGCGAAGCGACGATTTCTTACGAAATCTCTGATGGCAACGGCGGCACAGACACTTCAACGCACGTAATCACTGTAACACCAGTGAACGACGATCCAGTTGCAGTTGATGATACCGCTGAAACTGACGAGGACACGCCAGTCACCATCGACTTGATCGGTAACGACACAGACGTTGACGGCGATCCGCTGACAATCGGTGAAGTTTCCGTTCCTGCGGAGCAGGGCACGGTTGTCGACAACGGCGACGGCACAGTGACATTCACACCGGCACCTGACTTCAACGGCGAAGCTACAATCACATACACTGTGGTTGACGGCCAAGGCGGCGAAGATGAAGGCGAAGCAGTGGTTACTGTTGGCGCAGTCAACGATGGTCCTGACGCGGTTGATGATGCAGACACCACAGACGAAGATACACCAATCACGGTTGATCTTCTTGCCAACGACACAGACCCAGAGAACGATGACCTGACTGTGACAGACGCAACTGTCCCTGCTGAGCAAGGTACGCTTGTCGACAATGGCGACGGTACTGTGACCTTCACACCTGCTGAAAGCTTCAACGGTGAAGCAACGATCAGCTACACAATCACAGACGGCAACGGCGGTACGGACTCAGCTGAGCACGCGATCACTGTAACACCTGTGAATGATGCACCTGACGCGGTTGATGATGCAGACGTCACTGACTTCAACACACCTGTAACGGTTGACCTTCTGGCCAACGACACAGACGTTGATGGCGATGATCTAACAGTTGTCGCGGCGACTGTTCCTGCCGAGCAGGGCACGCTGGTTGACAACGGTGACGGTACGGTCACGTTCACTCCGGCTCTCGGATTTGTTGGTGAAGCAACAATCAGCTACACCATCGAAGACGAAGAAGGTCTGACAGACAGCGCAGTGCACGTCATCACTGTGGCACCTGGCGATCTGGACGGTACTGTCGAAGGGACTGCTGGCGATGACTTGATCGACGGCGACTACCTTGGCGATCCGGACGGCGACCTCGTTGACAACAACGATGCAATCCTGCCGGGTGATGTTGGTGACGATGACCTGATCTACGGCTTCGGCGGCGACGACAGCATCCTTGCTGGCGAAGGCAATGACGAAGTTTACGGTGGTGAAGGCAACGACACCATCGACGGCGGCAACGGCGCTGACAGCATCGAAGGTGGCGCTGGTGAAGACAGCATCCTTGGCGGCGAAGGTGACGACGTCATCGGTGGCGGCCAAGATGACGACATCATCGATGGCGGTGCTGGCGATGACATGATTTCCGGCGGTGCCGGAAATGATGACCTCTCTGGTGGTGCTGACGACGATAAGATCGAAGGCGGCTCCGGCGATGACACCATCGACGGTGGTGACGGTAACGACGATCTTTGGGGTGCATCAGGTGATGACACTGTCGACGGTGGTCTCGGTAACGACACAATCGCCACAGCCGAAGGCAACGATATTGTCTTTGGTGGCGAAGGTGATGACATCATCGACACTGCTAACGACCAAGTTCCACTACCTGATCTGAGCTTCGGTGACATCATTCCTGCGGATGGCGACCTTCCTGGGTCCTCACCAACGGATGATCTGGACACTGTGTTCGGTGGCGCTGGCAACGATAGCATCACAACTGGCGACGACGCTGACTACATCGAAGGCGGCACCGGTGCTGACACAATCGACGCAGGTATTGACGCTGACGAAGTCTATGGTGGTGAAGGCAACGACACGATCATCGGCGGCGAAGGCTCCGACACGATCTTCGGTGATGAGGGTAACGACACAATCTATGCAGGGCTTGAGCCAGGCACAGACTTGTTCGGTATCCCTGAGCAGATCGATGACAACCTCGGCGATCCAGAGCCCGACAACGGCGACGACACTGTTTACGGTGGCGCTGGCGATGACACGATCTTTGGTGCCGACGACAGCGATGTACTCTACGGTGACGAAGGCAACGACGTTATCAACGGTGAAATCGACGATGACACATTGTTTGGTGGTGAAGGCGACGACACTCTCGACGGTGGTGCCAATGACGACACCATCGAAGGTGGTGAAGGCAACGACACAATCATCGGCGGCACTGGCGTAGACGAACTGTCTGGTGGCCTTGGAAGCGATACCTTCCTTGGTGGCAACGGCGGCGACGTGGTTGTTGGTGGCGAAGACCCAGATGACGGCGACGTTGACGTTCTGGACCTGACAGGTTCCGGTGTTGCAAACATCACCTACACTGATGGTGACCCAGAGGCGGGTGAAGTGACCTTCCTCGACGGTTCAACAATGACCTTCTCCGAGATCGAGAATGTGATCCCATGCTTCACGCCTGGCACCACAATCGCGACACCAAAAGGTGAGCGTCTGGTTGAAGAGCTTCGCGAAGGTGATCGTATCATCACACGCGACAACGGCATCCAAGAGATCCGTTGGGTTGGCCGCAAAGAGATGTCCGGTAAGTCCCTCGTGGCGAACCCGCACCTCAAGCCAATTCTGGTTCGTGCTGGTTCCCTTGGGAACGGCCTGCCAGAGCGTGACATGCTGGTATCGCCAAACCACCGTATGCTGGTCGCATCCGAGAAAACGCAGCTCTACTTCGAAGAGCGTGAAGTTCTCGCGGCCGCCAAGCACCTCGTTGGTTCCGAAGGCATCCATGCCGTTGACGTGATGGGCACTGCCTACATTCACTTCATGTTCGACCGCCACGAAGTGGTTCTGTCGAACGGTGCATGGACTGAAAGCTTCCAGCCTGGTGATTATTCCCTCAAGGGTATCGGCAACAGCCAGCGCAACGAAATCTTTGAGCTCTTCCCAGAGCTTCAGGAAAAGCAGGGTCTGGAAGGATACCAGTCTGCACGTCGCGCACTGAAGAAGCACGAAGCAAAACTGTTGGTTCGCTAA
- the ypfJ gene encoding KPN_02809 family neutral zinc metallopeptidase: MKWQGRRGSSNIEDRRRSTGGGARKAGGIGGIAGVLILLAGLYFGFDTSGFVDLGGGTEQQASGGEVTAADEMAAQFVSVTLADTEEIWADVFERQVGRAYNPPTMVLFKGATQSPCGGASGASGPFYCPGDQKAYLDTEFFVTLENRLGAGGDFAAAYVVAHEVAHHVQNELGILSQANRIRAQVSERESNEISVRIELQADCFSGIWARLAQEKFNSLERGDIGEAMNAAAQIGDDTLQRNAGRTVQPHTFTHGTSEQRQRWFRTGYETMQMAACNTFETNNL, from the coding sequence ATGAAGTGGCAAGGTAGACGTGGCAGCAGCAATATTGAGGATCGTCGCCGCAGTACAGGCGGTGGCGCGCGTAAGGCGGGGGGCATTGGTGGCATTGCCGGTGTGTTGATCTTGCTCGCTGGGTTGTACTTCGGTTTTGATACTTCGGGTTTTGTTGATCTTGGCGGTGGAACTGAACAGCAAGCAAGTGGCGGTGAAGTTACCGCTGCCGATGAAATGGCCGCGCAATTCGTCTCAGTTACTCTGGCTGACACAGAAGAAATTTGGGCGGATGTTTTTGAACGCCAAGTTGGGCGGGCATATAATCCACCAACTATGGTTCTGTTTAAGGGTGCAACGCAGTCACCTTGTGGGGGTGCATCCGGTGCATCCGGGCCGTTTTATTGCCCAGGCGATCAGAAGGCTTACCTTGATACAGAGTTTTTCGTGACGCTTGAAAACCGTCTCGGGGCAGGTGGGGACTTTGCAGCGGCTTATGTTGTGGCCCATGAAGTTGCACATCATGTCCAGAATGAACTTGGCATCTTGTCACAGGCCAACCGCATTCGTGCACAGGTTAGCGAACGGGAAAGTAACGAAATTTCGGTGCGCATTGAACTTCAGGCAGATTGTTTTTCCGGTATCTGGGCACGTTTGGCGCAAGAAAAGTTCAATTCACTTGAACGCGGCGACATTGGCGAAGCGATGAATGCGGCTGCACAGATTGGCGATGACACGTTGCAACGCAATGCTGGGCGCACGGTCCAGCCACATACCTTTACACATGGGACATCAGAGCAGCGTCAGCGCTGGTTCCGGACCGGTTATGAAACGATGCAAATGGCCGCATGTAATACGTTTGAGACCAATAACCTCTAA
- a CDS encoding exopolysaccharide biosynthesis protein, which yields MTTSAHSDLAISQQLAQLAANAPDETVTLDWVLHHLNERAFGLFLLVLALPCCIPFLYGIPQVVALPLMLVSIQIVFGRRLPWLPAKLGARTVTQAGLQSLSDRAGPWLRKIEAISHPRLSALSRPPMDRLVGIGLVLFSASILVPLPGTNSVPGMAVVIISMGLLQRDGILILLGLLLGTAWIATLIIAGATLATLLRGWLGI from the coding sequence ATGACAACCTCAGCTCATTCAGATCTAGCGATCTCGCAACAGCTCGCGCAACTGGCTGCAAACGCCCCCGATGAGACCGTCACACTTGACTGGGTTCTGCATCATCTGAACGAACGCGCGTTTGGCCTGTTTCTGCTTGTTTTGGCTTTGCCCTGCTGCATTCCCTTTCTTTATGGAATCCCGCAGGTCGTGGCCTTGCCGCTGATGCTCGTATCGATCCAAATCGTATTCGGCCGCAGACTTCCGTGGCTTCCGGCAAAACTGGGTGCACGCACAGTCACGCAGGCGGGGCTTCAGAGCCTGTCGGACCGTGCAGGCCCGTGGCTACGCAAAATCGAAGCCATCAGTCACCCAAGGCTTTCAGCCCTGTCCCGCCCGCCAATGGACCGTTTGGTTGGCATAGGGCTTGTCCTTTTCAGCGCCTCCATCCTTGTCCCGCTTCCCGGCACCAATTCCGTTCCGGGTATGGCTGTGGTCATAATTTCAATGGGTCTTTTACAGCGGGATGGCATTTTGATCCTTCTGGGCCTACTCCTTGGAACAGCATGGATCGCAACCTTGATTATTGCGGGTGCGACATTGGCCACCCTATTGCGTGGCTGGCTCGGGATATAA
- a CDS encoding disulfide bond formation protein B, giving the protein MTKSQYIFIAAFGSFALLAGAFLFQFLGYAPCKMCLWQRYPHAVAIVLGILALMLTRFQTQLALLGALAALTTGGIGVYHTGVERGLWEGPTSCTGGGALNLADPLSTDIAPIVMCDDVVWSLMGLSMASYNALISLVLLGLWIAAARR; this is encoded by the coding sequence ATGACGAAATCTCAATACATTTTCATTGCTGCTTTCGGCAGCTTCGCTCTCCTTGCTGGCGCGTTCCTGTTTCAATTCTTGGGCTATGCGCCTTGCAAAATGTGCCTGTGGCAACGCTATCCGCACGCGGTGGCCATCGTCCTCGGAATCTTGGCACTCATGCTCACACGCTTCCAAACCCAGCTGGCGCTCCTCGGCGCGCTCGCGGCCCTCACAACCGGTGGCATCGGCGTCTACCATACAGGGGTCGAGCGTGGTTTGTGGGAAGGCCCGACAAGCTGCACAGGTGGCGGCGCATTAAACTTGGCAGATCCTCTCAGCACCGACATTGCACCAATTGTCATGTGTGACGATGTCGTCTGGTCGCTCATGGGCCTTTCAATGGCCTCCTACAACGCGCTGATCTCACTTGTATTGCTGGGCCTTTGGATCGCGGCTGCGCGCCGATAA
- a CDS encoding Lrp/AsnC family transcriptional regulator, translating into MDELDSRLVQALKRDGRAAVSDLSADLGVTRATVKARMDRLRASGEIAGFTVQTRSDVAAHSVRGLMMLGIEGRGTDKVMRALLGMVEVQAVHSTNGTWDLIVEIGTETLDVLDAVLFRIRRMDGVTRSETSLLLSTRRAGR; encoded by the coding sequence TTGGACGAATTGGATAGTAGGCTTGTGCAGGCACTAAAACGCGATGGGCGCGCGGCGGTTTCTGACCTCAGTGCCGATCTTGGCGTGACACGCGCCACGGTTAAGGCGCGGATGGATCGTTTGCGGGCTAGCGGTGAGATTGCTGGGTTCACGGTTCAAACCCGAAGCGATGTCGCAGCCCATAGCGTTCGTGGCTTGATGATGCTGGGTATCGAGGGGCGTGGAACCGACAAAGTCATGCGCGCGCTTTTGGGCATGGTTGAGGTTCAGGCCGTGCATTCTACAAACGGCACGTGGGATTTGATCGTTGAGATCGGCACCGAGACGCTGGATGTTCTGGATGCGGTGTTGTTTCGCATTCGTCGGATGGACGGCGTCACGCGATCAGAGACAAGTTTGTTGCTGTCAACACGTCGCGCGGGGCGGTGA
- the rocF gene encoding arginase — protein MTPQDILLIGAPVDSGKDRKGCIMGPDAYRTARLAETLVELGHNVSDLGNLTAENTDISEHDHLVALPQTVGWTRTLQEAAKDAAPKGLPIFLGGDHSLALGTVTGIADHAADVGRPLFVLWLDAHSDFHTPQSTASGNLHGTPTAYFTGRTGFDAFPAVNNPVPTENVCMIGLRSVDPAEHAALADTNVSIADMRAIDEGGIRAPLAEFLAKVEAANGLLHVSLDVDFLDPDIAPAVGTTVPGGATLREAHLVMEMLHDSQRVTSLDLVELNPFMDERGKTASLMVDLTASLMGRRVFDRPTRAFT, from the coding sequence ATGACCCCACAAGACATTCTTCTCATCGGCGCCCCTGTAGACAGCGGTAAAGACCGCAAAGGGTGCATAATGGGGCCAGACGCTTACCGCACCGCCCGCCTTGCCGAGACTTTGGTTGAACTGGGTCACAATGTTTCTGACTTAGGCAACCTTACCGCCGAAAACACGGACATTTCGGAACATGACCACCTCGTCGCCCTGCCCCAAACCGTCGGCTGGACGCGCACATTGCAAGAGGCCGCAAAAGACGCAGCTCCAAAGGGTTTGCCGATTTTCTTAGGTGGTGATCACTCTCTCGCACTCGGCACGGTCACAGGTATTGCCGATCACGCGGCCGACGTTGGGCGACCGCTTTTCGTGCTTTGGCTCGATGCCCACAGCGATTTTCACACGCCACAATCCACCGCCTCTGGCAATCTCCACGGCACGCCAACTGCTTATTTCACGGGGCGCACAGGCTTTGACGCCTTTCCCGCGGTCAACAATCCCGTTCCAACAGAAAACGTCTGCATGATCGGCCTACGTTCCGTTGACCCCGCCGAACACGCAGCCCTCGCCGATACGAACGTTAGCATCGCCGACATGCGCGCAATCGACGAAGGCGGCATTCGCGCGCCATTGGCCGAATTCCTTGCCAAAGTTGAGGCCGCCAATGGCCTACTTCATGTCTCTCTCGATGTCGATTTCCTCGACCCCGACATTGCGCCCGCAGTTGGCACAACTGTCCCAGGTGGCGCGACCCTACGCGAAGCCCACCTCGTGATGGAAATGCTACACGACAGCCAGCGCGTCACCTCCCTCGATTTGGTCGAACTTAACCCCTTCATGGATGAGCGCGGCAAAACCGCCTCTTTGATGGTTGATCTCACAGCCTCGCTCATGGGCCGCCGCGTCTTTGACCGTCCAACCCGCGCCTTTACCTAA